A stretch of the Vagococcus xieshaowenii genome encodes the following:
- a CDS encoding Nramp family divalent metal transporter, which yields MSATQSTKNNPPHKSLSEINQSIDVPTDKSFFKNLLAFSGPGALVAVGYMDPGNWITSIGGGAKYGYLLLSIILLSSLIAMLLQYMSAKLGIVTQMDLAQATQHLTGKKMSFFLWIIAELAIMATDIAEVIGGAIALNLLFGIPLLYGVLLTVFDVFILLFLMKLGFRKIEAIVVLLIGVILFVFLYEVIIAQPNVPDIFKGFMPQKQVLHPGELTMSLGIIGATVMPHNLYLHSSISQSRKIDASNKQEVAKAVKFATWDSNIQLSAAFFVNCLLLILGGALFFGNGEGLGTFSSLYNALQDPNYAGSVASPLLSTLFAVALLASGQNSTITGTLTGQIVMEGFIHLKIPSWVRRLVTRLISVIPVIICAYIFGDNEAALDNLLIYSQVLLSIALPIAMVPLVYFTSSEKIMGAQFKNKKWVAILGWVATVSLCVLNIQLIIQTLFP from the coding sequence ATGTCCGCTACTCAATCAACCAAAAATAATCCACCACATAAAAGCTTAAGTGAGATTAATCAATCTATTGACGTTCCAACAGACAAAAGTTTTTTCAAAAATCTATTAGCTTTTTCAGGTCCTGGTGCCTTAGTGGCAGTTGGCTACATGGATCCTGGAAACTGGATTACGTCTATTGGAGGAGGCGCAAAATACGGTTACTTACTACTTTCAATTATTTTATTATCTAGTTTAATTGCCATGTTATTACAATATATGTCTGCAAAATTAGGCATTGTGACACAAATGGACTTAGCTCAAGCTACTCAACATCTTACCGGTAAGAAAATGTCATTCTTCTTATGGATAATTGCAGAGTTAGCGATTATGGCAACTGATATCGCTGAAGTTATAGGTGGTGCTATCGCACTTAATTTGTTGTTCGGAATACCTTTGTTATACGGCGTTCTTTTAACTGTTTTTGATGTATTTATTCTTTTGTTTTTAATGAAGTTAGGGTTCAGAAAGATTGAAGCAATCGTTGTTTTATTAATTGGCGTCATTTTATTTGTCTTTCTTTACGAAGTTATTATCGCACAACCAAATGTTCCTGATATCTTCAAAGGATTCATGCCACAAAAGCAAGTTTTACATCCAGGCGAGTTAACCATGTCACTAGGGATTATTGGTGCAACGGTTATGCCACATAATTTATATCTACATTCTTCCATTTCTCAATCACGAAAAATTGATGCGTCTAATAAACAAGAAGTCGCTAAAGCCGTTAAGTTTGCAACTTGGGATTCAAATATCCAATTGTCAGCTGCTTTCTTTGTTAATTGTTTGTTATTAATTCTTGGTGGGGCATTGTTCTTCGGGAATGGAGAAGGCTTAGGAACATTCTCAAGTTTATACAATGCGTTACAAGATCCTAATTATGCCGGTAGTGTGGCTAGTCCCTTATTAAGCACCTTGTTCGCTGTGGCATTACTTGCTTCAGGACAAAACTCTACTATAACTGGAACACTAACTGGACAAATTGTAATGGAAGGTTTCATTCATTTAAAAATACCTTCATGGGTGAGACGCTTAGTGACACGATTAATATCTGTTATCCCTGTCATCATTTGTGCTTATATTTTTGGAGATAATGAAGCGGCTTTAGATAACCTATTAATATACTCTCAAGTACTCTTAAGTATCGCCTTACCTATTGCTATGGTTCCGCTAGTATACTTTACTAGCTCTGAAAAAATAATGGGGGCACAATTCAAAAATAAAAAATGGGTAGCTATATTAGGTTGGGTAGCCACTGTCTCCCTATGTGTACTAAACATCCAATTAATTATCCAAACACTTTTCCCATAA
- a CDS encoding ferredoxin, with protein sequence MLTKIIPEKCIACGLCQLKAPDIFDYTADGIVIFQEDDQLLEKTIPSELEAQCLAAYKKCPTRAIIIEKLQK encoded by the coding sequence ATGTTAACCAAAATTATACCAGAAAAATGCATTGCATGTGGACTATGCCAGTTAAAAGCACCAGATATTTTTGACTACACAGCTGATGGTATCGTCATTTTCCAAGAAGATGATCAATTATTAGAAAAAACCATCCCAAGTGAGTTAGAAGCACAATGTCTTGCTGCTTACAAAAAGTGTCCCACTCGTGCCATTATTATTGAAAAATTGCAAAAATAA
- the scpB gene encoding SMC-Scp complex subunit ScpB → MSLQSKIEALLFVVGQEGISIDELAYYTHQPTNVIYEEIEQLSQKYLADAQCALNILEVGTHYVLTTKKEMADLLKTYAQSSLSHNLSQAALESLSIIAYKQPITRVEIDDIRGVQSSGSLQKLLARNLIEERGRMDGPGRPILYGTTNYFMNYFGLESLDQLPSIDEMEKEFADDMPTDLFFDKLKEELNDQDAFDSHDLTDYLNEQQDEISE, encoded by the coding sequence ATGTCTTTACAAAGCAAAATAGAAGCGTTATTATTTGTCGTTGGGCAAGAGGGCATTTCCATCGATGAATTGGCCTACTATACCCACCAACCAACTAATGTTATTTATGAAGAAATAGAACAATTATCTCAAAAGTATTTAGCAGATGCTCAATGTGCGCTTAATATATTAGAAGTAGGTACCCATTATGTGTTAACAACAAAAAAAGAAATGGCTGATTTGCTTAAAACCTATGCCCAGTCTTCGCTGTCACATAATCTATCACAAGCAGCGCTTGAATCTTTATCAATTATCGCCTATAAACAACCCATTACGCGTGTAGAAATTGATGATATCCGTGGCGTTCAATCGTCAGGGTCTTTACAAAAGTTGTTGGCGCGTAATTTAATTGAAGAACGTGGGCGTATGGATGGACCGGGTCGTCCAATTTTATACGGCACAACGAACTATTTTATGAATTATTTTGGGTTAGAGTCACTTGATCAATTACCATCCATCGATGAAATGGAAAAAGAATTTGCAGATGATATGCCGACTGATTTGTTTTTTGATAAATTAAAAGAAGAACTCAATGATCAAGATGCGTTTGACTCACATGATTTAACCGACTATTTAAATGAACAACAAGACGAAATTAGCGAGTAG
- a CDS encoding MFS transporter, which translates to MLGKNKSVFGIMSVIQGLYWIIFCSVSGFATVYMLDRGINDGEVGTIIAVACFISVFVQFGSGFIIEKIPKLTLKRMIVGSTCLMALINILLMLFHESNLVIGTLYCIAVILLYNIQPLMTSLVYEYDNAGYHVSFSVTRGIGSGAYALTSFLLGGWLAKHSSLTIPIVTILASLLLLSLLFALPKIEEVPKEMVVNKLDDSKSSNRLLKRYPSLLPLIIAIALVFTFHNLVNVFLPQIISSVNGGQSQIGYAIAIASAVEIPVMFGFQWLEKKFNVRNLLLISVVFFLIRSVLYLIAGSFTQIIPVQLLQMFSFALITPAYAHYINLIMDEKDNVKGQSFVMAALTFGNVVGSFVGGQIITHYGVKTMLAFGVVVMVLGVLSMFYSMKVDKNCRTQ; encoded by the coding sequence TTGTTAGGTAAAAATAAATCAGTTTTTGGTATCATGAGTGTTATTCAAGGATTGTACTGGATAATTTTTTGTAGTGTTAGTGGATTTGCTACGGTTTATATGTTAGATAGGGGCATTAACGATGGAGAAGTAGGGACAATTATTGCTGTAGCTTGTTTTATTTCGGTTTTTGTTCAATTTGGGTCCGGATTTATAATAGAAAAAATCCCTAAATTGACATTGAAAAGGATGATTGTTGGTAGTACGTGTTTAATGGCGCTTATTAATATATTGCTTATGTTATTCCATGAATCTAATCTGGTGATTGGGACGTTATATTGCATAGCGGTGATATTACTCTACAATATTCAACCGTTAATGACTAGTTTAGTTTATGAATATGATAATGCTGGATATCATGTATCGTTTTCGGTGACTAGAGGGATTGGGTCCGGAGCGTATGCTCTTACATCATTTCTTTTAGGTGGGTGGTTGGCTAAGCACTCAAGTCTGACAATTCCAATAGTGACCATATTGGCATCTCTTTTATTATTGAGTTTATTGTTCGCGCTTCCAAAGATTGAGGAAGTGCCTAAAGAAATGGTAGTTAATAAGTTAGATGATAGTAAGAGTAGTAATCGTCTATTAAAACGTTATCCTAGCTTATTGCCATTAATTATTGCGATTGCCTTAGTGTTTACCTTTCATAATTTAGTCAATGTCTTTTTACCACAAATTATTAGTAGTGTTAACGGGGGACAAAGTCAAATTGGTTATGCAATCGCCATCGCAAGTGCCGTAGAAATTCCAGTGATGTTTGGCTTTCAGTGGCTAGAAAAGAAATTTAATGTTAGAAATTTATTGCTAATTTCAGTGGTCTTTTTCCTAATTAGAAGTGTGTTGTATTTAATAGCTGGAAGTTTTACGCAAATTATTCCTGTCCAATTACTGCAAATGTTCTCATTTGCTTTAATTACGCCGGCTTATGCTCACTATATTAATCTGATAATGGATGAAAAAGATAATGTTAAAGGGCAATCGTTTGTAATGGCGGCTCTTACATTTGGTAATGTCGTGGGAAGTTTCGTAGGTGGACAAATTATCACTCATTATGGCGTTAAAACAATGTTAGCGTTTGGGGTTGTTGTTATGGTTTTAGGTGTTTTATCAATGTTTTATAGTATGAAAGTCGATAAAAACTGTCGAACCCAATAG
- a CDS encoding NCS2 family permease: MDKFFKLKENGTTVSREVIAGFTTFFAMSYILFVNPNILSQSGMPFQAVFLATIISSIIGTLVMGLFANVPYAQAPGMGLNAFFTFTVVFGLGYSWQQALGMVFLCGIINILITVTKIRKMIIKAIPESLQHAIGGGIGIFVAYAGLKSANLLTFSGDAGSITSSIVDGDQAVNVTVNGGIVPGLAMFNSPGMILAVIGLVLTIILVALDVKGGILISIIGTTIIGIFMGVVDLSAIDFKNNSLGSSIKELGTTFGAAFGSEGLPSLFENAQRIPLVLMTILAFSLSDTFDTIGTFIGTGRKTGIFSAEDEAALENSTGMKSKMDRALFADAIATSIGAVFGTSNTTTFVESAAGIGAGGRTGLTSVVVAVLFALSSLFAPLISIVPAQATAPVLIVVGIMMLSSFKEINWDNLDEAIPAFFASIFMGLSFSISYGIAVGFIFYVILKVIKGRMKEVAPIVWVITALFILNFIIMSVL, encoded by the coding sequence ATGGATAAGTTTTTTAAACTGAAAGAAAATGGTACAACAGTCTCAAGAGAGGTAATAGCTGGATTTACTACGTTTTTTGCTATGAGCTACATTTTATTTGTAAATCCTAATATTTTATCGCAGTCTGGCATGCCATTTCAGGCAGTATTTTTAGCAACAATTATTTCTTCAATTATCGGAACATTAGTAATGGGATTATTTGCAAACGTTCCTTACGCGCAAGCACCAGGTATGGGGCTTAATGCATTCTTTACATTTACTGTCGTATTTGGTTTAGGCTATTCTTGGCAACAAGCATTAGGAATGGTATTTTTATGTGGAATTATTAATATTTTAATTACAGTAACAAAAATAAGAAAAATGATTATCAAAGCAATTCCTGAAAGTTTACAACATGCCATCGGTGGAGGTATCGGTATCTTTGTTGCCTATGCAGGGTTGAAAAGTGCTAATTTATTAACGTTCTCAGGTGATGCTGGCTCTATTACAAGTTCAATTGTAGATGGCGATCAAGCTGTTAACGTTACAGTTAATGGTGGGATTGTTCCCGGCTTAGCGATGTTTAATAGCCCAGGAATGATTTTAGCAGTGATTGGTTTAGTGTTAACGATTATCTTAGTGGCTCTTGATGTTAAAGGTGGTATTTTAATTTCAATCATTGGGACAACGATTATCGGTATTTTTATGGGTGTGGTTGATTTATCAGCTATTGATTTCAAAAACAATTCGTTAGGTAGCTCAATTAAAGAGTTAGGCACAACGTTTGGTGCGGCGTTTGGTTCAGAAGGATTACCAAGTCTATTTGAGAATGCACAACGTATTCCGTTAGTGTTAATGACCATTTTAGCGTTTAGTTTATCAGATACCTTTGATACAATCGGCACATTTATTGGGACTGGACGAAAAACAGGTATTTTCAGTGCTGAAGATGAAGCAGCACTTGAAAACAGTACTGGAATGAAATCTAAGATGGATCGTGCGTTATTTGCAGATGCCATTGCAACATCAATTGGTGCTGTGTTTGGTACGTCTAATACAACGACGTTTGTAGAAAGTGCTGCCGGTATTGGGGCGGGTGGACGTACAGGATTAACGTCTGTGGTAGTTGCTGTCTTATTCGCTTTGAGTAGTTTATTTGCTCCATTAATTTCAATTGTTCCTGCTCAAGCAACGGCACCAGTTTTAATCGTTGTAGGTATTATGATGTTAAGCTCATTTAAAGAAATTAATTGGGATAACTTAGACGAAGCAATTCCAGCATTTTTCGCTTCAATCTTTATGGGATTATCATTTAGTATTTCTTATGGAATTGCGGTTGGTTTCATTTTCTACGTGATTCTAAAAGTAATCAAAGGAAGAATGAAAGAAGTGGCACCTATTGTTTGGGTAATCACAGCTTTATTTATCTTAAATTTCATTATTATGAGTGTTTTATAA
- a CDS encoding CvfB family protein, whose product MKDLLGTVWTGLIIDENDISYFVQKNGYTFKLAKSEGEHALGEAVEGFAYLNQKSEGALTTQIPEIVKGKYGFVDVVGTRRDLGAFVDIGLKDKDIALSSDELPAMKELWPKKDDRLYVTLRTDDKDRLWAELADEELVAAMSRPATEEMHNKDVIGTVYRVKVVGTFVLTEDYHLAFIHPSERFNEPRLGEKVTGRVIGIRPDGMLNISLKPRAHEVISDDANMILTFLRQSRDGKIPYTDKSTPEEIKEMFAISKAQFKRALGSLLKARKIKQENGFTILLEEATETTSDK is encoded by the coding sequence ATGAAAGACTTATTAGGGACTGTATGGACAGGCTTGATTATCGATGAAAACGATATATCATATTTTGTCCAGAAAAATGGTTACACGTTTAAATTAGCCAAATCAGAAGGCGAACACGCATTAGGTGAAGCAGTTGAAGGATTTGCTTATTTAAATCAAAAAAGTGAAGGCGCATTAACAACGCAAATTCCTGAAATCGTTAAAGGAAAATATGGCTTTGTAGATGTTGTTGGCACACGCCGTGACTTGGGTGCGTTTGTAGACATTGGTCTTAAAGATAAAGATATTGCGTTATCTTCAGATGAATTGCCAGCAATGAAAGAATTATGGCCGAAAAAAGATGATCGTTTATATGTCACGTTGCGTACAGATGATAAAGATCGCTTATGGGCGGAACTAGCCGATGAAGAGTTGGTTGCAGCGATGAGTCGTCCAGCAACTGAAGAGATGCATAATAAGGATGTTATAGGGACGGTTTACCGTGTGAAAGTTGTTGGGACGTTTGTTTTAACCGAAGACTATCACTTAGCCTTTATCCATCCGTCTGAACGTTTTAATGAACCAAGACTTGGAGAAAAAGTAACGGGTCGTGTTATTGGTATCAGACCAGATGGCATGCTTAATATCTCACTTAAACCACGTGCGCATGAAGTAATTTCTGACGATGCGAATATGATTTTGACTTTCCTACGTCAATCTCGTGATGGTAAAATCCCTTATACGGACAAATCAACACCAGAGGAAATTAAAGAAATGTTTGCGATAAGCAAAGCACAATTTAAACGTGCATTAGGTAGTTTATTGAAAGCTAGAAAAATTAAACAAGAAAATGGTTTTACTATTTTACTTGAAGAAGCAACAGAAACAACTAGCGATAAATAA
- a CDS encoding pseudouridine synthase, which yields MEEVRLQKFLAQSGVASRRKSEELIAQGKVTVNGKKVTEMGVKVTKKDVIEVNGIPLTREENVYFMLYKPRGVVSTVSDDKDRTVVTDFLPGVHERIFPVGRLDYDTSGLLLLTNDGEFTNKLTHPSYEVDKIYVAKLKGIPTQKDLQKIEKGIRIEGRKTAPAKIMVLSRDKANQTAIVELTIHEGRNHQVKKMMEAIGYPVVKLKRERYGNLDLKGLAPGQYRRLTPREVKDLMNLDKND from the coding sequence ATGGAAGAAGTTAGATTACAGAAATTTCTAGCTCAAAGCGGTGTTGCTTCGAGAAGAAAATCAGAGGAATTAATTGCACAAGGTAAAGTAACCGTTAATGGTAAAAAAGTAACGGAAATGGGAGTTAAAGTTACCAAGAAAGATGTTATCGAGGTTAATGGAATCCCATTAACACGTGAAGAAAATGTTTATTTCATGCTATACAAACCAAGAGGGGTTGTTTCAACCGTATCAGATGATAAAGATCGTACGGTAGTGACGGACTTTTTACCAGGTGTACATGAACGTATTTTCCCAGTTGGACGCTTAGATTACGATACATCAGGTCTGTTATTATTAACCAATGATGGAGAATTCACCAATAAATTAACGCATCCAAGCTATGAGGTAGATAAAATATATGTAGCTAAATTAAAAGGAATTCCTACGCAAAAAGATTTACAAAAAATCGAAAAAGGAATTCGTATTGAAGGACGCAAAACAGCGCCTGCCAAAATCATGGTTTTATCACGTGATAAAGCGAATCAAACAGCAATTGTTGAGCTAACTATTCACGAAGGTCGTAATCACCAAGTTAAAAAAATGATGGAAGCGATTGGTTATCCGGTTGTAAAATTAAAACGTGAACGTTATGGTAATTTAGATCTTAAAGGATTAGCGCCAGGACAATATCGTCGCTTAACACCAAGAGAAGTCAAAGATTTAATGAATTTAGATAAAAACGATTAG
- a CDS encoding ECF transporter S component, which yields MKKSKVQGMVIIAMLAAVSFVLMFFAFPVLPAVSFMRVDFSEIPILLGTFILGPLAGIGVAVLRSILHLLSTGFSIPNMIGDLASFLASIALSIPVYLIYKKKHTSVGLMTGLIVGVLISTVVMAIANYSFILPVYAKFAGFVLPGTMADYIFFGVLPFNLIKGVIVNSLFFVVYKSLAPWLNKKEKTSNSYIIKEER from the coding sequence TTGAAAAAGAGTAAAGTACAAGGTATGGTGATTATCGCCATGCTGGCCGCAGTTTCATTTGTGTTAATGTTTTTTGCATTTCCCGTTTTACCAGCTGTTTCATTTATGAGAGTGGATTTTAGTGAGATTCCTATTTTATTAGGGACATTCATTTTAGGGCCGCTTGCAGGTATTGGTGTTGCTGTGTTACGATCAATATTGCATTTGTTATCAACAGGTTTTAGCATTCCTAATATGATCGGTGATCTGGCTAGTTTTTTAGCTTCGATTGCATTAAGTATTCCTGTGTATCTTATTTATAAGAAAAAACATACATCGGTTGGTTTGATGACGGGGTTAATTGTGGGTGTGTTAATTTCAACGGTTGTTATGGCAATTGCTAACTATAGTTTCATACTTCCTGTGTATGCTAAATTTGCTGGCTTTGTTCTTCCGGGGACAATGGCAGACTATATATTCTTTGGGGTATTGCCCTTTAATTTAATTAAAGGGGTTATCGTCAACAGTTTATTCTTTGTTGTCTATAAGAGTCTTGCACCATGGCTAAATAAAAAAGAAAAGACTTCTAATTCGTATATAATAAAAGAAGAACGCTAA
- the xerD gene encoding site-specific tyrosine recombinase XerD, which produces MKQVIEEYLHHLKVERGLSKNSIESYTRDLMQYATFLEEEAIEEWQSVDRYHVLAFLKKLNDEGKSAATSIRMVSTLRKFHQFLRIERLTDHDPMQYVETPKKGRTLPKTLSLEEVEKIINAPDTQSILGIRDRAIFEVMYATGLRVTELITLKLDDLHLSLGLIQTIGKGDKERIIPLGDHAIKWITTYLDEARPLLADARKPTDILFLNHRGGGFTRQGIWKNLKQYVVQTGIKSEVTPHTLRHSFATHLLENGADLRVVQELLGHSDISTTQIYTHITKKRMAEVYKQYFPRA; this is translated from the coding sequence ATGAAACAAGTAATCGAAGAGTATCTACATCATTTAAAAGTTGAGAGAGGATTATCCAAAAATAGTATTGAGAGCTATACTAGAGATTTAATGCAATACGCAACTTTTTTAGAAGAAGAAGCTATTGAGGAGTGGCAATCAGTTGATCGTTATCATGTTCTTGCCTTTTTAAAAAAGTTAAATGATGAAGGAAAGTCTGCTGCCACAAGTATCAGAATGGTTTCTACTTTGAGAAAGTTCCATCAGTTTTTAAGAATTGAGAGGCTAACAGATCATGATCCTATGCAATATGTCGAAACACCTAAAAAGGGTCGCACGTTGCCAAAAACATTGTCTTTGGAAGAAGTGGAAAAAATTATCAATGCTCCTGATACACAATCTATTTTAGGTATACGTGACCGTGCTATTTTTGAAGTGATGTATGCAACTGGCTTACGTGTGACAGAGTTAATCACCTTGAAATTGGATGATTTACATTTATCGTTAGGCTTAATTCAAACGATTGGTAAAGGCGATAAGGAGCGGATTATTCCGTTAGGTGATCACGCTATTAAATGGATCACGACCTATCTAGATGAAGCACGTCCTTTACTTGCAGATGCCAGAAAGCCAACAGATATTTTGTTTTTAAATCACCGAGGTGGAGGATTCACACGACAAGGGATATGGAAGAATTTAAAACAGTATGTGGTTCAAACGGGTATAAAAAGTGAGGTAACACCTCATACACTACGCCATAGTTTTGCTACACATCTATTAGAAAATGGAGCAGATTTAAGAGTGGTTCAAGAGCTATTAGGTCATTCAGATATTTCAACGACACAAATTTACACGCACATTACGAAGAAACGAATGGCAGAAGTCTATAAGCAATATTTTCCTCGTGCATAA
- a CDS encoding Fur family transcriptional regulator, translating into MTETQLESIRKQLHEGGYKLTPQREATVQVLIENEKDHLTAEEIYLLVKLKSPDIGLATVYRTLEMLTELKIIDKISFTDGVARYDLRKEGAKHFHHHLLCLECGDIQEIEDDLLLEVEKTVERDFRFRVTDHRLTFHGICHKCQS; encoded by the coding sequence ATGACAGAAACACAACTAGAATCTATTCGTAAACAATTACATGAAGGTGGCTATAAACTAACACCTCAACGAGAAGCCACTGTTCAAGTGCTAATTGAGAATGAAAAAGACCATTTAACAGCAGAAGAAATTTATTTATTAGTTAAATTAAAAAGTCCAGATATAGGTTTAGCAACTGTTTACCGTACGTTAGAGATGCTAACGGAACTGAAAATTATTGATAAAATTAGTTTTACTGACGGTGTTGCACGCTACGATTTGAGAAAAGAAGGGGCGAAGCACTTTCATCATCATTTACTTTGTTTAGAATGTGGTGATATTCAAGAAATAGAAGATGATTTGTTATTAGAAGTAGAAAAAACTGTTGAACGAGATTTTCGTTTTCGCGTAACGGATCATCGATTGACGTTTCATGGTATTTGCCATAAGTGTCAATCATAA
- a CDS encoding segregation/condensation protein A, translated as MTELNLKLEVFEGPLDLLLHLIKTLEVDVYDIPIAEITSQYMKFIHSMKELQLEVAGEYMVMAATLMSIKSKMLLPKQELMMDDELLMDEEEDPREALVAQLLEYRKFKYAAGVLKEKEHQRGDYYSKEPMDLDHYQEEIPELEPDQVTTIDLFFAFHDILERRKHKMTQETTIRPDKNSIEEQMNWIESKLNEVSTSHKGLSFESLFITFSKSEIVTTFMAMLELIKKKTIIAKQVEPYAPIVLFQTSIEEVE; from the coding sequence ATGACGGAATTAAATTTAAAATTAGAGGTATTTGAAGGACCTCTAGATCTACTATTGCATTTGATAAAAACCTTAGAAGTGGATGTTTATGATATTCCAATTGCGGAGATTACTTCACAATACATGAAGTTTATTCATTCGATGAAAGAGCTTCAGCTGGAAGTAGCTGGGGAATACATGGTGATGGCAGCAACACTTATGTCTATTAAAAGTAAAATGCTATTGCCAAAGCAAGAACTAATGATGGATGATGAATTATTAATGGATGAAGAAGAAGATCCACGTGAAGCATTGGTCGCACAATTATTGGAATATAGGAAATTTAAATATGCAGCAGGGGTATTGAAAGAAAAAGAACATCAAAGAGGCGACTATTATTCTAAAGAGCCCATGGATTTGGATCACTATCAAGAAGAAATCCCTGAATTAGAACCAGATCAAGTAACTACGATTGATTTATTTTTTGCTTTTCATGATATTTTAGAAAGACGTAAACATAAAATGACACAAGAAACAACGATTAGACCGGATAAAAATTCTATAGAAGAACAGATGAACTGGATTGAATCAAAATTAAATGAAGTCTCTACATCTCATAAAGGTTTATCGTTTGAGTCTCTATTCATTACATTTAGCAAAAGTGAAATTGTGACAACTTTTATGGCAATGCTAGAATTGATAAAGAAAAAAACAATCATTGCTAAACAAGTAGAACCCTATGCTCCAATAGTATTATTTCAAACAAGTATAGAAGAGGTGGAGTAA